In Microbacterium sp. 1.5R, the following are encoded in one genomic region:
- a CDS encoding metallophosphoesterase translates to MSAPSDSGFVFGRHDPASHVVIHVSDPHFLAGGARLGGRYDVESNFARTLEAIRAVHPHPSAIVITGDLADLGEPDAYRRLRRAVEPVAQELGTTVVWVAGNHDERPALREGLLDLPATEEPVTGAWDLDGLRLIALDTSVPGWHHGDLDPGQLSWLAEILKQPAPHGTLLAMHHPPLPSHLPLFDILELRHQDELAEVIRDTDVRGILAGHLHYSSHGTFAGVPVSVSSATCYTMNVARPAADVNGMDAAQAFQIVHVRPETITHTVVPVTDAPTGDHFSMAWLERMARLSPAERLEAFSRKR, encoded by the coding sequence ATGTCAGCGCCTTCCGACAGCGGCTTCGTCTTCGGTCGCCATGATCCAGCCTCGCACGTCGTCATCCATGTGAGCGACCCGCACTTCCTCGCGGGTGGAGCGCGGCTCGGCGGACGATACGACGTCGAGTCGAACTTCGCTCGCACCCTTGAGGCGATCAGGGCCGTGCACCCGCACCCGTCGGCGATCGTCATCACCGGCGACCTGGCCGACCTGGGGGAGCCGGATGCGTATCGCCGTCTCCGCCGCGCCGTCGAGCCGGTGGCGCAGGAGCTGGGGACGACCGTCGTCTGGGTTGCCGGCAACCACGACGAGCGGCCGGCGCTGCGCGAGGGGCTGCTCGACCTGCCCGCGACGGAGGAGCCCGTGACGGGCGCATGGGACCTCGACGGTCTGCGCCTGATCGCGCTCGACACGAGTGTGCCCGGATGGCATCACGGCGACCTGGACCCCGGCCAGCTCTCCTGGCTGGCGGAGATCCTGAAGCAACCGGCGCCGCACGGCACGCTGCTCGCGATGCACCACCCGCCGCTCCCGAGCCACCTTCCGCTCTTCGACATACTCGAGCTGCGGCACCAGGACGAACTCGCGGAGGTCATTCGTGACACGGACGTGCGCGGTATCCTCGCCGGCCACCTGCATTACTCGTCGCACGGCACCTTCGCGGGCGTGCCTGTCAGCGTGTCCTCGGCGACCTGCTACACGATGAATGTCGCTCGTCCGGCCGCCGATGTGAACGGCATGGATGCGGCGCAGGCGTTCCAGATCGTGCATGTACGACCCGAGACGATCACCCACACCGTGGTGCCCGTGACCGACGCGCCGACCGGCGATCACTTCTCGATGGCGTGGCTGGAGAGAATGGCCCGTCTCAGCCCGGCAGAGCGTCTCGAGGCTTTCTCTCGCAAACGCTGA
- a CDS encoding inorganic phosphate transporter has product METAALIVVLVILLALFFDFTNGFHDTANAMATPIATGALKPKTAVLLAAVLNLVGAFLSTEVSKTVSHGIIREDTIQGDVFLPMIFAGLIGAITWNMLTWLLGLPSSSSHALFGGLIGATLVGVGVNGIDFGMVLSKIILPALIAPLTAGIIAFAATKLAYSITRRYDGKPDGRDGFRWGQIFTSSLVALAHGTNDAQKTMGVITLALITVGWQSSEQADPYLWVIIACAVTIALGTYLGGWRIIRTLGKGLTEVKPAQGFSAESSTAATILASSAFGFALSTTQVASGSVIGSGLGRRGSTVRWRTAGRIAIGWLLTLPAAGAVGALAALLITWLGLWGIAIDAVLALAVIIGLFLRSRKDAVTSANAMSDVAESGLAIEHPDTPPPTRRQQRIIEAKAEAKARAEAREKVKAQAKADAKAKAAAKAAKKAPKTGASTRVDGPGVDSPETAKSEESK; this is encoded by the coding sequence GTGGAAACCGCAGCCCTCATCGTCGTGCTGGTTATCCTGCTGGCACTCTTCTTCGACTTCACCAACGGGTTTCACGACACCGCCAACGCGATGGCCACGCCCATCGCGACAGGCGCGCTGAAGCCCAAGACCGCTGTCCTTCTCGCAGCAGTCCTCAACCTCGTCGGAGCATTCCTGTCGACGGAGGTCTCCAAGACCGTGTCGCACGGGATCATCCGCGAGGACACGATCCAAGGCGACGTGTTCCTGCCGATGATCTTCGCCGGTCTCATCGGCGCGATCACCTGGAACATGCTGACCTGGCTGCTGGGTCTGCCCTCGAGCTCGTCCCACGCGCTGTTCGGCGGCCTCATCGGAGCCACCCTGGTCGGCGTCGGAGTCAACGGCATCGACTTCGGGATGGTGCTCTCGAAGATCATCCTCCCGGCGCTCATCGCCCCGCTGACGGCCGGCATCATCGCCTTCGCGGCGACCAAGCTCGCGTACTCGATCACGCGACGCTACGACGGCAAGCCCGACGGGCGCGACGGCTTCCGCTGGGGACAGATCTTCACGTCGTCACTGGTCGCACTCGCGCACGGCACGAACGACGCTCAGAAGACGATGGGCGTGATCACCCTCGCGCTGATCACTGTCGGGTGGCAGAGCAGCGAGCAGGCCGATCCGTACCTCTGGGTCATCATCGCCTGTGCGGTGACGATCGCCCTCGGCACCTATCTCGGCGGGTGGCGCATCATCCGCACGCTGGGCAAGGGGCTGACCGAGGTCAAGCCCGCGCAGGGCTTCTCGGCCGAGAGTTCGACGGCAGCGACGATCCTCGCCTCCAGCGCTTTCGGCTTCGCGCTCTCGACGACGCAGGTCGCTTCGGGCTCGGTCATCGGCTCCGGCCTCGGCCGCCGCGGCTCGACGGTCCGCTGGCGGACCGCCGGTCGAATCGCCATCGGCTGGCTCCTCACACTTCCGGCTGCAGGTGCAGTCGGTGCCCTCGCGGCCCTGCTCATCACCTGGCTCGGCCTCTGGGGCATCGCGATCGACGCGGTCCTTGCGCTGGCCGTGATCATCGGCCTGTTCCTTCGCTCCCGCAAGGATGCAGTGACCTCCGCGAACGCCATGAGCGATGTGGCCGAGTCGGGGCTCGCGATCGAGCACCCCGACACGCCCCCGCCCACGCGTCGACAGCAGCGGATCATCGAGGCCAAGGCCGAGGCCAAGGCTCGTGCGGAGGCGCGCGAGAAGGTCAAGGCTCAGGCCAAGGCGGACGCCAAGGCGAAGGCAGCGGCCAAGGCCGCGAAGAAGGCCCCGAAGACGGGAGCCTCGACGCGGGTCGACGGCCCCGGGGTCGACAGTCCCGAGACGGCGAAGAGCGAGGAGTCGAAGTGA
- a CDS encoding peptidase: MSVGIDWGAFVQVFLAALIGACAVVTFYAFGLRLLVRSGHAPVVSPAEFTDAITVISEKELKRAAKQAAKAAKKSPLTEGQRRIALFGAYGCFALCAAAVMAGILIIVVGH; this comes from the coding sequence GTGAGTGTCGGCATCGACTGGGGCGCATTCGTCCAGGTGTTCCTTGCGGCTCTGATCGGAGCCTGCGCGGTCGTGACGTTCTATGCGTTCGGTCTTCGGCTCCTTGTTCGCAGCGGACACGCGCCGGTCGTGAGCCCGGCGGAGTTCACCGACGCCATCACCGTGATCTCCGAGAAGGAGCTCAAGCGGGCTGCCAAGCAGGCGGCCAAGGCGGCGAAGAAGAGTCCGCTCACCGAGGGGCAGCGACGGATCGCGCTGTTCGGCGCGTACGGATGCTTCGCGCTCTGCGCGGCTGCCGTCATGGCAGGCATCCTGATCATCGTCGTCGGGCACTGA
- a CDS encoding TetR/AcrR family transcriptional regulator has product MAKNETRRRIIADAGLTVLATDGSRGLTHRAVDIVAGVPVGTTSNYFRSREALIAGLVDRIGERLAPSDDDLARRSSEEPSRELFAEYIRDIVRRLTDDRDVTLALFELRLESSRRPDVGALLGAWQRAGFDADVAFNAGAGLPGGRREIALFHYAIDGLLLDRLTTPIDPDTTTDEIIDDLVAGLLR; this is encoded by the coding sequence ATGGCGAAGAACGAGACACGGCGACGGATCATCGCGGATGCAGGGCTGACCGTTCTGGCGACCGATGGCTCTCGCGGTCTCACCCACCGAGCCGTGGACATCGTCGCGGGCGTGCCGGTGGGCACCACCTCGAACTACTTCCGCAGCCGAGAGGCGCTCATCGCGGGCCTCGTCGATCGGATCGGCGAGCGTCTCGCCCCCAGCGACGACGACCTCGCACGGCGGTCATCGGAGGAGCCGAGCAGGGAGCTCTTCGCCGAGTACATCCGCGACATCGTGCGTCGCCTCACCGATGACCGCGACGTCACACTCGCACTGTTCGAGCTGCGGCTCGAGAGCAGCCGCCGCCCCGATGTCGGCGCCCTTCTCGGCGCGTGGCAGCGAGCGGGGTTCGACGCGGACGTCGCTTTCAACGCGGGAGCGGGTCTTCCGGGCGGTCGCCGAGAGATCGCGCTCTTCCACTATGCGATCGACGGCCTGCTGCTCGATCGGCTCACGACCCCGATCGATCCGGACACCACCACCGACGAGATCATCGACGACCTCGTCGCGGGTCTCCTCCGCTGA